In the Bradyrhizobium guangzhouense genome, one interval contains:
- the rpsH gene encoding 30S ribosomal protein S8, whose translation MSTHDPISDLITRIRNAQMRSKSKVSTPGSKMRENVLEVLKSEGYIRGYATLEHASGRSEIEIELKYFDGEPVIREIERVSKPGRRVYASVKNLPRVNNGLGISVLSTPKGIMADHSAREANVGGEVLFTVF comes from the coding sequence ATGTCTACGCACGATCCAATCAGCGATCTGATCACCCGCATCCGCAACGCGCAGATGCGTTCCAAGAGCAAGGTCTCCACGCCCGGCTCGAAGATGCGCGAGAACGTCCTCGAAGTGCTCAAGAGCGAGGGCTACATCCGCGGTTACGCAACCCTCGAGCACGCCTCGGGCCGTAGCGAGATCGAGATCGAGCTGAAGTATTTCGACGGCGAGCCCGTCATCCGTGAGATCGAACGTGTCTCCAAGCCAGGGCGCCGCGTTTACGCCTCGGTGAAGAACCTGCCGCGGGTCAATAACGGGCTCGGTATTTCGGTGTTGTCGACGCCGAAGGGGATCATGGCCGACCACAGTGCGCGTGAAGCGAACGTGGGCGGTGAAGTCCTCTTCACGGTGTTCTGA
- the rplF gene encoding 50S ribosomal protein L6: protein MSRVGKRPVAVPSGVTATVDGQTVKMKGPKGQLQFVVHDDVEVKLENGQVKVKPRAETNRARALYGTARAQVANLVEGVTKGFEKKLEITGVGYRAAMQGKNLQLALGYSHDVVYPIPEGITIAVPKPTEITVSGSDIQRVGQVAAEIRSYRPPEPYKGKGVKYVGEFIFRKEGKKK, encoded by the coding sequence ATGTCACGTGTTGGCAAAAGGCCTGTGGCGGTGCCGTCCGGTGTGACCGCGACCGTCGATGGGCAGACCGTCAAGATGAAGGGGCCGAAGGGCCAGCTTCAGTTCGTCGTTCATGACGACGTCGAAGTGAAGCTCGAGAACGGCCAGGTCAAGGTCAAGCCGCGGGCCGAGACCAATCGCGCGCGGGCGCTGTATGGCACCGCTCGCGCCCAGGTCGCGAATCTGGTCGAAGGCGTCACCAAGGGCTTCGAGAAGAAGCTCGAGATCACCGGCGTCGGTTACCGCGCCGCGATGCAGGGCAAGAACCTGCAGCTCGCGCTCGGTTACAGCCACGACGTGGTCTACCCGATCCCGGAAGGGATCACGATCGCCGTGCCGAAGCCCACCGAAATCACGGTGTCGGGCAGCGACATCCAGCGCGTCGGCCAGGTTGCCGCCGAGATCCGCTCCTATCGTCCGCCGGAGCCCTACAAGGGCAAGGGCGTGAAGTATGTGGGCGAATTCATCTTCCGCAAGGAAGGCAAGAAGAAGTAA
- the rplR gene encoding 50S ribosomal protein L18 yields MSKAKVTNARRKRSVRLKLRRSGGGRPRLSVFRSSKHIYAQVIDDLKGETLASASSLEKSMRDGGKTGADIDAAKAVGKLLAERAAEKGVKEVVFDRGSYLYHGRVKALADAARESGLSF; encoded by the coding sequence ATGTCCAAAGCCAAGGTTACCAATGCCCGGCGCAAGCGGAGTGTGCGGCTGAAGCTGCGCCGCTCCGGCGGTGGTCGTCCGCGTCTGTCGGTGTTCCGCTCGTCCAAGCACATCTACGCCCAGGTCATCGACGACCTGAAGGGCGAGACGCTGGCCTCTGCCTCCTCGCTCGAGAAGTCGATGCGGGACGGCGGCAAGACCGGCGCCGACATCGATGCAGCGAAGGCGGTCGGCAAGCTGCTGGCCGAGCGCGCCGCCGAGAAGGGCGTCAAGGAAGTCGTGTTCGATCGCGGCAGCTACCTCTACCACGGGCGCGTCAAGGCTCTCGCCGACGCTGCGCGTGAGAGCGGGCTGAGCTTCTAA
- the rpsE gene encoding 30S ribosomal protein S5: MAEREQRGGRDQRGGGRERKEREERDSEFVDKLVHINRVAKVVKGGKRFGFAALVVIGDQKGRAGFGHGKAREVPEAIRKATESAKRNLTRVSLREGRTLHHDIAGRHGAGRVYLRAAPAGTGIIAGGPMRAVFETLGVQDVVAKSIGSSNPYNMVRATFDALKHQDSPRSVAARRNIKVSTLQGRRIGGDAEAAAD; the protein is encoded by the coding sequence ATGGCAGAACGCGAACAACGTGGTGGACGCGATCAACGCGGCGGCGGACGTGAACGCAAGGAGCGCGAGGAGCGCGACAGCGAGTTCGTCGACAAGCTCGTCCACATCAATCGCGTGGCCAAGGTCGTCAAGGGCGGCAAGCGCTTCGGTTTCGCTGCGCTCGTCGTGATCGGCGATCAGAAGGGCCGCGCCGGCTTCGGTCACGGCAAGGCGCGCGAAGTGCCTGAGGCGATCCGCAAGGCCACCGAGTCCGCCAAGCGCAACCTGACCCGCGTGTCGCTGCGCGAGGGCCGTACGCTGCATCACGACATCGCCGGCCGTCATGGCGCTGGCCGCGTCTATCTGCGTGCCGCTCCGGCCGGTACCGGCATCATCGCCGGCGGTCCGATGCGCGCCGTGTTCGAGACGCTCGGCGTCCAGGACGTGGTGGCGAAGTCGATCGGCTCGTCGAACCCGTACAACATGGTTCGCGCGACCTTCGATGCGCTGAAGCACCAGGACTCACCGCGTTCGGTCGCGGCGCGCCGCAACATCAAGGTGTCCACCCTGCAGGGTCGTCGCATCGGCGGCGATGCCGAGGCGGCGGCGGACTAA
- the rpmD gene encoding 50S ribosomal protein L30 — protein sequence MAKDAAKSAKTIKLEQTGSAIRRHHSQRSTLIGLKLNKIGRTSELPDTPAVRGMIEKVHHLVRIVDEK from the coding sequence ATGGCCAAGGACGCCGCAAAGTCCGCAAAGACGATCAAGCTCGAGCAGACCGGCAGCGCGATCCGCCGCCATCACTCGCAGCGTTCAACGCTGATCGGGCTCAAGCTCAACAAGATCGGCCGCACCAGCGAACTGCCGGACACTCCGGCCGTCCGCGGCATGATCGAAAAGGTTCACCATCTCGTCCGCATCGTCGACGAGAAGTAA
- the rplO gene encoding 50S ribosomal protein L15 — protein sequence MKLSDIADNAGSRKKRMRVGRGIGSGKGKQSGRGGKGQTARSGVRIKGFEGGQMPMHRRLPKRGFNNIFRVEYAEINLDRLQDAVDAKKLDTGSVVNVEALVKAGVLRRAKAGLRLLGRGELKAKLNIEVHGATKSAIEAVEKAGGSVKILAPAKEEGEAA from the coding sequence ATGAAGCTCAGCGATATCGCCGACAACGCCGGCTCGCGCAAGAAGCGCATGCGCGTCGGCCGTGGCATCGGTTCGGGCAAGGGCAAGCAGTCCGGCCGCGGCGGCAAGGGCCAGACCGCGCGTTCGGGCGTGCGCATCAAGGGTTTCGAAGGCGGCCAGATGCCGATGCATCGCCGTCTGCCCAAGCGTGGCTTCAACAACATCTTCCGCGTCGAGTATGCCGAGATCAATCTCGACCGTCTCCAGGATGCGGTCGATGCCAAGAAGCTCGACACCGGCAGCGTCGTCAACGTCGAGGCGCTGGTGAAGGCCGGCGTGCTGCGCCGCGCCAAGGCGGGCCTGCGGCTGCTCGGCCGCGGCGAGCTCAAGGCCAAGCTGAACATCGAGGTCCACGGCGCCACCAAGTCCGCGATCGAAGCGGTCGAGAAGGCCGGTGGTTCGGTGAAGATCCTCGCCCCTGCCAAGGAAGAAGGCGAGGCGGCGTAA
- the secY gene encoding preprotein translocase subunit SecY, translating into MASAAEQLAANLNFGAFAKADELKKRIWFTLGALLVYRLGTYIPLPGIDPNIWEQVFKSQAGGILGMFNMFAGGGIHRMAIFALNIMPYISASIIIQLLTTVSPQLEALKKEGEAGRKTLNQYTRYLTVILAAFQSYGIAVGLEGAGNVVSDPGMFFRLSTAITLTGGTMFLMWLGEQITSRGIGNGISLIILSGIVAELPAALANMLELGRQGAMSTGLILVVIVMAVAVIAFIVFMERAQRRLLIQYPKRQVGNKMFEGQSSHLPLKLNTSGVIPPIFASSLLLLPTTVANFNAGKGPEWFQWITTQLGHGRPLFLVLYLALIVFFAFFYTAIVFNPTETADNLKKHGGFIPGIRPGERTAEYIDYVLSRITVLGAIYLAIVCLIPEILISYASVPFYFGGTSLLIVVSVTMDTVAQVQGYLLAHQYEGLIRKSKLRGRRR; encoded by the coding sequence ATGGCCTCTGCAGCGGAACAACTGGCAGCCAATCTCAATTTCGGCGCGTTCGCCAAGGCCGACGAACTGAAGAAGCGCATCTGGTTCACGCTGGGTGCGCTGCTCGTTTATCGGCTCGGAACCTACATCCCGCTGCCCGGCATCGATCCCAACATCTGGGAGCAGGTGTTCAAGTCGCAGGCAGGCGGCATTCTCGGCATGTTCAACATGTTCGCCGGCGGCGGCATCCACCGCATGGCGATCTTCGCGCTGAACATCATGCCGTACATCTCGGCCTCGATCATCATCCAGCTGCTCACCACCGTCTCGCCGCAGCTCGAGGCGCTGAAGAAGGAAGGTGAGGCGGGCCGCAAGACGCTGAACCAGTACACCCGCTACCTCACGGTGATCCTGGCCGCGTTCCAGTCCTACGGCATCGCGGTCGGCCTCGAAGGCGCCGGCAACGTCGTCAGCGACCCCGGCATGTTCTTCCGTCTCTCCACCGCGATCACGCTGACCGGCGGCACCATGTTCCTGATGTGGCTGGGCGAGCAGATCACCTCGCGCGGCATCGGCAACGGCATCTCGCTGATCATTCTCTCCGGCATCGTCGCCGAGCTGCCCGCAGCGCTCGCCAACATGCTCGAGCTCGGCCGTCAGGGTGCGATGTCGACCGGTCTGATCCTGGTCGTGATCGTGATGGCGGTCGCCGTGATCGCGTTCATCGTGTTCATGGAGCGCGCCCAGCGCCGGCTGCTGATCCAGTATCCGAAGCGCCAGGTCGGCAACAAGATGTTCGAGGGCCAGTCCTCGCATCTGCCGCTCAAGCTCAATACCTCGGGCGTGATCCCGCCGATCTTCGCGTCCTCGCTGCTGCTGCTGCCGACCACGGTTGCGAACTTCAACGCGGGCAAGGGACCGGAATGGTTCCAGTGGATTACCACCCAGCTCGGCCACGGCCGTCCGCTGTTCCTGGTGCTCTATCTCGCGCTGATCGTGTTCTTCGCCTTCTTCTACACCGCGATCGTGTTCAACCCGACCGAGACCGCGGACAATCTGAAGAAGCACGGCGGCTTCATCCCGGGCATCCGCCCCGGCGAGCGTACCGCTGAGTACATCGATTACGTGCTGTCGCGCATTACCGTTCTCGGTGCGATCTATCTGGCGATCGTCTGCTTGATCCCGGAAATCCTGATCTCCTACGCCTCGGTGCCGTTCTACTTCGGCGGCACGTCGCTGCTGATCGTCGTCAGCGTCACCATGGATACGGTGGCGCAGGTGCAGGGCTATCTCTTGGCGCACCAGTACGAAGGCCTGATCCGCAAGTCGAAGCTGCGGGGCCGTCGCCGCTAA
- a CDS encoding adenylate kinase gives MRIILLGPPGSGKGTQAQLLVQRYGIVQLSTGEMLRAAVAAGTPVGLKAKEIMAGGGLVPDDVVVGIISDRIDQPDAKHGFILDGFPRTVPQAEALDNLLRHKHLKLDAVIELRVNESALLSRVETRVAQMRERGEEVRLDDTPEVLTKRLASYRSQTEPLIHYYSERRKLSTIDGMMAIDEVTRAIHRQLLALGAVEPKTHARSAAKAAPAKKAKAAKKVAKKPAKSVKKAAKSAKSAKKAVKGTKKAAKKAAKKTVKKAAKTAVKKGAKKAAKKVTKKRAKR, from the coding sequence ATGAGAATTATACTTCTTGGACCGCCAGGGTCGGGCAAGGGGACCCAGGCGCAGCTGCTGGTGCAGCGCTATGGCATCGTCCAGCTCTCGACCGGCGAGATGTTGCGTGCAGCAGTCGCGGCCGGCACGCCGGTCGGCCTCAAGGCCAAGGAGATCATGGCTGGCGGCGGGCTCGTGCCTGACGACGTCGTGGTCGGCATCATCTCCGATCGCATCGACCAGCCGGACGCCAAGCACGGCTTCATCCTCGACGGTTTCCCGCGCACCGTGCCGCAGGCCGAGGCGCTGGACAATCTGCTCCGGCACAAGCACCTCAAGCTCGACGCCGTGATCGAGCTCCGCGTTAATGAGAGCGCGCTGCTGAGTCGGGTCGAGACCCGCGTCGCCCAGATGCGGGAGCGCGGGGAGGAGGTTCGCCTCGACGACACCCCGGAGGTCCTGACCAAGCGGCTCGCCAGCTACCGTAGCCAGACGGAACCCCTGATTCACTACTATTCCGAGCGTCGCAAGCTCTCGACCATCGACGGCATGATGGCCATCGACGAGGTCACGCGCGCCATCCACCGCCAGCTGCTGGCGCTGGGCGCCGTCGAGCCCAAGACCCATGCCCGTAGTGCGGCCAAGGCGGCGCCCGCCAAAAAGGCCAAGGCAGCCAAGAAGGTGGCCAAAAAGCCGGCGAAATCGGTAAAAAAGGCCGCGAAATCGGCTAAATCCGCCAAAAAGGCCGTGAAGGGCACTAAAAAGGCAGCCAAGAAAGCAGCCAAGAAAACGGTCAAAAAGGCGGCCAAGACGGCAGTCAAAAAGGGTGCCAAAAAGGCCGCAAAAAAGGTCACGAAAAAGCGAGCCAAGCGCTAG
- the rpsM gene encoding 30S ribosomal protein S13: protein MARIAGVNIPTNKRVLIALQYIHGIGQKIAGEILEKVKIPEDRRVNQLSDAEVLQIREVIDRDYLVEGDLRREVGINIKRLMDLGCYRGLRHRRGLPVRGQRTHTNARTRKGPAKAIAGKKK, encoded by the coding sequence GTGGCCCGTATTGCCGGCGTGAACATTCCGACCAACAAGCGCGTGCTGATCGCGCTCCAGTACATCCATGGCATCGGCCAGAAGATCGCTGGTGAGATCCTCGAAAAGGTGAAGATCCCCGAGGATCGTCGCGTCAATCAGCTCAGCGACGCCGAAGTGCTCCAGATCCGCGAAGTGATCGATCGCGACTATCTGGTCGAGGGCGATTTGCGTCGTGAAGTCGGTATCAACATCAAGCGTCTGATGGACCTCGGCTGCTATCGCGGCCTGCGTCATCGTCGCGGTCTGCCGGTGCGCGGTCAGCGCACCCATACCAATGCGCGTACGCGCAAGGGTCCGGCCAAGGCCATCGCCGGCAAGAAGAAGTAA
- the rpsK gene encoding 30S ribosomal protein S11 translates to MGKEATRVRRRERKNIASGVAHVNSSFNNTTITITDAQGNTIAWSSAGTMGFKGSRKSTPYAAQVAAEDVSKKAQEHGMRTLEVEVAGPGSGRESALRALQAAGFTVTSIRDVTTIPHNGCRPRKRRRV, encoded by the coding sequence ATGGGCAAGGAAGCCACCCGCGTTCGTCGTCGTGAGCGCAAGAACATCGCCTCCGGCGTCGCGCACGTGAACTCGTCCTTCAATAACACGACCATCACCATCACCGACGCGCAGGGCAACACGATTGCCTGGTCCTCCGCCGGCACGATGGGTTTCAAGGGCTCGCGCAAGTCGACCCCGTATGCCGCTCAGGTCGCCGCTGAAGACGTGTCCAAGAAGGCGCAGGAACACGGCATGCGCACGCTGGAAGTCGAAGTCGCCGGTCCCGGTTCGGGTCGTGAGTCGGCGCTCCGCGCGCTGCAGGCTGCGGGCTTTACCGTCACCTCGATCCGCGACGTGACCACGATCCCACACAACGGTTGCCGTCCCCGCAAGCGTCGGCGCGTTTGA
- a CDS encoding DNA-directed RNA polymerase subunit alpha, translating into MGETVTIQKNWQELIRPNKLQIQPGSDPSRFATIVAEPLERGFGQTLGNALRRILLSSLQGAAVQSVHIDGVLHEFSSIAGVREDVTDIVLNIKDISIKMQGEGPKRMVVKKSGPGVVTAGDIQTVGDVVVLNPDLQICTLDEGAEIRMEFTVSTGKGYVPAERNRPEDAPIGLIPVDSLYSPVRKVSYKVENTREGQILDYDKLTMTIETNGALTPDDSVAYAARILQDQLNVFVNFEEPRKEVAQEIIPDLAFNPAFLKKVDELELSVRSANCLKNDNIVYIGDLVQKSEAEMLRTPNFGRKSLNEIKEVLAQMGLHLGMEVPGWPPENIDELAKRFEDHY; encoded by the coding sequence ATGGGTGAAACAGTGACGATCCAGAAAAATTGGCAAGAACTGATTCGGCCGAACAAGCTCCAGATTCAGCCCGGCAGCGATCCCTCGCGTTTCGCGACCATCGTCGCCGAGCCGCTCGAGCGCGGTTTCGGCCAGACGCTCGGCAACGCGTTGCGCCGCATCCTGCTCTCCTCGCTCCAGGGCGCGGCGGTGCAGTCGGTGCACATCGACGGCGTGCTGCACGAGTTCTCCTCGATCGCTGGCGTCCGTGAGGACGTCACCGACATCGTGCTCAACATCAAGGACATCTCGATCAAGATGCAGGGCGAAGGCCCCAAGCGCATGGTTGTGAAGAAGTCTGGCCCGGGCGTTGTCACCGCCGGTGACATCCAGACCGTCGGCGACGTTGTCGTGCTGAACCCGGACCTGCAGATCTGCACCCTCGACGAGGGCGCCGAGATCCGAATGGAGTTCACGGTCTCGACCGGCAAGGGCTACGTGCCCGCCGAGCGCAACCGTCCCGAGGATGCACCGATCGGCCTGATCCCGGTCGATAGCCTGTATTCGCCGGTCCGCAAGGTCTCCTACAAGGTCGAGAACACCCGCGAGGGCCAGATCCTCGACTACGACAAGCTGACCATGACGATCGAGACCAACGGTGCGCTGACGCCGGATGATTCGGTGGCTTACGCCGCCCGCATCCTGCAGGATCAGCTCAACGTGTTCGTCAACTTCGAAGAGCCGCGCAAGGAAGTCGCCCAGGAGATCATCCCGGACCTCGCCTTCAACCCGGCCTTCCTCAAGAAGGTGGACGAGCTCGAGCTGTCGGTGCGTTCGGCCAACTGCCTGAAGAACGACAATATCGTCTACATCGGCGACCTCGTGCAGAAGAGCGAAGCGGAAATGCTCCGCACCCCGAACTTCGGCCGCAAGTCGCTGAACGAGATCAAGGAAGTGCTGGCCCAGATGGGTCTGCATCTCGGCATGGAAGTGCCGGGCTGGCCGCCGGAGAACATCGACGAGCTCGCCAAGCGCTTCGAAGATCATTATTGA
- the rplQ gene encoding 50S ribosomal protein L17, whose protein sequence is MRHGKVHRKLNRTAEHRRAMFANMAAALIKHEQIVTTLPKAKELRPIVEKLVTLGKKGGLSMRRQAISEMRDKDQVKKLFDVLAPRYKDRQGGYTRIIKAGFRYGDNAAMAVIEFVDRDVDAKGQDSGPVQAKEAEAA, encoded by the coding sequence ATGCGTCACGGCAAGGTTCATCGGAAGCTCAACCGCACGGCCGAGCACCGCCGCGCGATGTTCGCCAACATGGCGGCCGCGCTGATCAAGCACGAGCAGATCGTCACCACGCTGCCCAAGGCCAAGGAGCTTCGTCCGATCGTCGAGAAGCTCGTCACCCTCGGCAAGAAGGGCGGCCTGTCCATGCGCCGCCAGGCCATCTCGGAGATGCGCGACAAGGACCAGGTCAAGAAGCTGTTCGACGTGCTGGCGCCCCGTTACAAGGATCGCCAGGGCGGCTACACGCGCATCATCAAGGCCGGCTTCCGCTACGGCGACAACGCCGCGATGGCCGTGATCGAGTTCGTCGATCGCGACGTCGATGCCAAGGGCCAGGACTCAGGTCCCGTGCAGGCAAAGGAAGCCGAGGCGGCGTAA
- a CDS encoding c-type cytochrome: MRMAFAIALALLTSPISAETLVERGAYLVGSVMVCNNCHTPRGPQGLDMTRMLSGGQTFDEPAFKVTASNITPDKETGIGSWSDAELKHFLVSGIRPNGSAVAPIMPTIFYTVLTARDLDALTAYLRSVPSVHRETPAPEYRVALKPEMPSYAGKQATEGELSDKLARGRYLITIAHCLECHTPEGPSVVHDFAGASGKGGRTFKGPWGSSVSPNITSDPVAGLGQWSDDEIKRAITQGIARDGRKLKPPMAYAGYATMTAQDLDAIVAFVRTLPPKS; this comes from the coding sequence ATGAGGATGGCCTTTGCGATCGCGCTGGCACTGCTGACGTCGCCGATATCAGCCGAAACGTTGGTCGAGCGCGGCGCTTATCTCGTTGGCAGCGTGATGGTCTGCAACAACTGCCATACGCCGCGCGGGCCGCAAGGCCTCGACATGACGCGCATGCTCTCGGGCGGCCAGACCTTTGACGAGCCCGCCTTCAAGGTCACCGCATCCAACATCACGCCCGACAAGGAGACCGGCATCGGCAGCTGGAGCGATGCCGAGCTGAAGCACTTCCTCGTCAGCGGCATCAGGCCGAACGGATCGGCGGTTGCGCCCATCATGCCGACCATCTTCTACACTGTGCTCACGGCGCGCGATCTCGACGCGCTCACGGCTTACTTGCGCTCGGTGCCATCTGTGCATCGCGAGACGCCAGCGCCGGAATACAGGGTCGCGCTGAAGCCGGAGATGCCGAGTTACGCCGGCAAGCAGGCGACCGAGGGGGAACTGTCCGACAAGCTCGCCCGCGGCCGCTATCTCATCACCATCGCCCATTGTCTCGAATGCCACACGCCGGAGGGCCCGTCCGTGGTGCACGATTTCGCCGGCGCGAGCGGGAAGGGTGGCCGAACGTTCAAAGGCCCATGGGGCTCGTCCGTCTCGCCCAACATCACCTCGGATCCTGTGGCCGGCCTCGGGCAGTGGAGCGACGACGAAATCAAGCGTGCGATTACGCAAGGCATCGCGCGCGACGGTCGCAAGCTCAAGCCGCCGATGGCTTATGCTGGCTATGCCACCATGACGGCTCAGGATCTCGATGCAATCGTCGCGTTCGTCCGGACACTACCGCCGAAAAGCTGA
- a CDS encoding SDR family NAD(P)-dependent oxidoreductase, protein MKIDLSGKTALVTGSTAGIGHAIAKGLAGSGASVVINGRGQDKVDAAVRKLEGSGAKVRGIAADVSTAAGCKALVAALPEVDILINNAGIFEPKGFFEIPDEDWSRFFEVNVMSGVRLSRAYMQGMLKRNWGRIVFISSESGLNIPAEMIHYGMSKTAQLAVARGLAQLTQGTAVTVNSVLPGPTMSEGVETFVKDLAKQNGQSVDEAAANFVKQHRPSSLIQRFASVEEIANMVVYVASKEASATNGAALRAEGGIVNTIA, encoded by the coding sequence ATGAAGATCGACCTTTCCGGAAAGACTGCCCTCGTCACCGGCTCGACCGCCGGCATCGGCCACGCCATCGCCAAGGGCCTCGCGGGCTCGGGTGCAAGCGTCGTCATCAACGGGCGCGGTCAGGACAAGGTCGATGCCGCGGTGCGCAAGTTGGAGGGAAGCGGCGCCAAGGTGCGGGGCATCGCCGCCGACGTCTCGACCGCGGCGGGCTGCAAGGCGCTGGTCGCGGCGCTCCCCGAGGTCGATATCCTCATCAACAATGCCGGCATCTTCGAGCCGAAGGGCTTTTTCGAGATTCCGGACGAGGACTGGAGCCGCTTCTTCGAGGTCAACGTGATGAGCGGCGTGCGGCTCTCGCGCGCCTACATGCAGGGCATGCTGAAGCGCAACTGGGGCCGCATCGTCTTCATCTCCTCCGAGTCCGGGCTCAACATTCCCGCCGAGATGATCCACTACGGCATGAGCAAGACGGCCCAGCTCGCGGTCGCGCGTGGTCTCGCGCAGCTCACCCAGGGCACCGCCGTCACCGTGAACTCGGTGCTCCCCGGCCCGACCATGTCCGAGGGCGTCGAGACCTTCGTGAAGGATCTCGCCAAGCAGAACGGGCAATCGGTGGATGAAGCCGCCGCCAATTTCGTCAAGCAGCACCGCCCGAGCTCGCTGATCCAGCGCTTTGCCAGTGTCGAGGAGATCGCCAACATGGTGGTCTATGTCGCCTCGAAGGAGGCCTCTGCGACCAACGGCGCGGCGCTGCGGGCGGAGGGCGGTATCGTCAACACCATCGCTTGA
- a CDS encoding chloride channel protein, with protein sequence MLWPLSTRHKRLFRLTSARWQRRAIFLLGGIGVGAAAVALAQLADLAQHAFALLLAKSRYAVLAVTPLGFMLSAYLTIRVFPNAQGSGIPQAIAARHLTDQAARESLVSIRIAVGKMILTLFGLLCGGSVGREGPTVQVGASIMFALGRVSPRRQPGLILAGAAAGVAAAFNTPLAGIVFGIEEMSRAFETRTSSLIIAAVIAAGLTSLALAGNYAYFGSSAMSLARGADWLAVPACGVVGGLAGGLFSRIVIAMARGFKSPLGRAIKGHPLWFAFACGLAVAICGLVSGDTIYGTGYVQVKEALDHGTPLPQDFGVLKLLATSFAAISGIPGGIFSPSLAVGAGIGSNIAALFHEAPLGAIMLLGMVSYFAGVVQAPITAFVIVTEMTDNHGMVVPLMTAALIAHFVSRMICEEGIYHALAKGFVERASRPREGEGR encoded by the coding sequence ATGCTCTGGCCCCTCTCGACCCGCCACAAGCGCCTGTTCAGGCTGACATCCGCGCGCTGGCAGCGGCGTGCAATCTTTCTGCTCGGCGGGATCGGGGTCGGTGCTGCCGCGGTGGCGCTGGCGCAGCTCGCTGATCTCGCACAGCACGCCTTTGCACTTCTGCTGGCTAAGTCACGCTATGCCGTGCTCGCAGTGACGCCGCTCGGCTTCATGCTGTCGGCCTATCTGACCATTCGCGTGTTCCCGAACGCGCAGGGCAGCGGCATCCCGCAGGCGATCGCCGCGCGGCATCTGACCGATCAGGCGGCGCGCGAGAGCCTGGTCTCGATCCGGATCGCGGTCGGCAAGATGATCCTCACGCTGTTCGGGCTGCTGTGCGGCGGCTCCGTCGGGCGGGAAGGGCCGACCGTTCAGGTCGGCGCCTCCATCATGTTCGCGCTCGGCCGTGTCTCGCCGCGCCGCCAACCTGGATTGATCCTGGCCGGTGCGGCCGCCGGCGTCGCGGCGGCCTTCAATACGCCGCTGGCTGGCATCGTCTTCGGCATCGAGGAGATGAGCCGCGCGTTCGAGACCCGCACATCCAGCCTGATCATTGCCGCCGTCATCGCAGCAGGCCTGACGTCGCTCGCGCTGGCCGGCAACTATGCCTATTTCGGCAGCAGCGCGATGTCGCTGGCGCGTGGTGCCGACTGGCTGGCCGTTCCGGCCTGCGGCGTCGTCGGCGGCCTCGCCGGCGGCCTGTTCAGTCGCATCGTCATTGCCATGGCGCGCGGCTTCAAGAGCCCGCTCGGGCGTGCGATCAAGGGCCATCCCCTGTGGTTCGCATTTGCCTGCGGCCTCGCGGTCGCGATTTGCGGCCTGGTGTCCGGCGACACCATCTACGGTACGGGATACGTTCAGGTGAAAGAGGCGCTGGATCACGGCACCCCGCTGCCGCAGGATTTTGGCGTGCTCAAGCTGCTGGCGACCAGCTTCGCCGCGATCAGCGGCATACCGGGCGGCATCTTTTCGCCCTCGCTCGCCGTCGGCGCCGGCATCGGCAGCAACATCGCGGCGTTGTTCCACGAGGCGCCGCTCGGCGCGATCATGCTGCTCGGCATGGTCTCGTATTTCGCCGGCGTCGTGCAGGCGCCGATCACCGCTTTTGTGATCGTGACCGAGATGACCGACAATCACGGGATGGTCGTGCCGCTGATGACGGCCGCGTTGATCGCGCATTTCGTCTCGCGCATGATCTGCGAGGAGGGTATCTATCACGCGCTCGCAAAGGGCTTTGTCGAGCGGGCGAGCCGTCCGCGCGAGGGGGAGGGAAGATGA